One genomic window of Arachis hypogaea cultivar Tifrunner chromosome 8, arahy.Tifrunner.gnm2.J5K5, whole genome shotgun sequence includes the following:
- the LOC112708420 gene encoding uncharacterized protein, with protein sequence MDRTSHRCICGQNPSMCYAFIAACECRTRLEEMLHKPEHQRNLIELDVDDLVNSVKDFDDVFWALQYMGTVGVRSRPLSPTAAEIPGSEWTGRFKIKGIRRIPTTKLDQVKSYIREKCGVLATFRINQDFYSHSVAMPYERDRSTADNGFHNVCLTGYDDNKGIWSFLNSFGADWGKNGFGKIRYNHVVQYVVPIFMDEEILPSYENVQLPNDPAPPPVASTSSSSCDAQEHQTRRRFGRQH encoded by the exons ATGGATCGTACGAGTCATCGGTGCATTTGCGGACAGAATC CAAGCATGTGCTATGCTTTCATAGCCGCGTGTGAGTGCCGCACACGCCTGGAAGAGATGCTCCATAAACCAGAACATCAACGGAACCTGATCGAACTCGACGTCGACGATCTGGTCAACTCGGTCAAAGATTTTGACGACGTATTCTGGGCCCTCCAGTACATGGGCACAGTTGGAGTAAGATCTCGACCTTTATCCCCAACCGCAGCTGAAATACCCGGGTCTGAGTGGACCGGCCGGTTCAAAATCAAAGGCATCAGAAGAATCCCAACAACTAAATTGGACCAAGTGAAGAGCTACATCCGCGAGAAATGCGGCGTCTTAGCTACGTTTCGTATCAACCAAGATTTCTATTCACATTCCGTTGCGATGCCGTATGAACGTGACAGAAGCACTGCAGATAACGGTTTCCATAACGTGTGTTTGACTGGGTATGATGATAACAAAGGAATTTGGTCATTTCTGAATAGCTTTGGTGCGGATTGGGGAAAGAATGGTTTTGGAAAGATTAGGTATAATCATGTTGTGCAGTATGTAGTGCCAATATTCATGGATGAAGAGATTCTACCTAGCTATGAGAATGTTCAGCTTCCCAATGATCCTGCTCCTCCTCCTGTGGCTTCAACTTCGTCAAGTTCTTGTGATGCTCAAGAGCATCAAACCCGAAGAAG ATTTGGACGTCAACACTAG